The DNA sequence CATTATTCATTACTATTACATTTTTAACATCATTTAAAACTAGGTTTTTTTGTAATAATTTTATATTATCAGTAGACGCCTCGATTGAATAAACTGTCCCCTTTTCTCTTAGAGTTTTTGATAATAATAAAGTGTAATACCCTACGTTTGAACCAATATCAAAAACAATTTTACTATTTTTATAATTATTTATTATAAAATTACTCTCCATAATTTCATAATAACCATTATTAAATATTTTTCTTTGTAGATCATCCCGAAGGTACAAATTTATTTGAAATGAACAATCCTTAATTGCTATTTCCCTTGAAATTGGAGTCTTGGGAATATCATTAATATTAAGTATGACTTCTTTATTAACAACCCAATAAAAACATTTATTTTCTGTTTTATCGTATAATTTTACTGCCTTGTTTAATAAATTCAACTCGTTTAATTTATTTATAATTTCTTCTTGATAATGAAACGAAGATACTATAATTTTATCAACATTTTGAGTTATTTCGCTCAATTTTTCAGGAGGGTAGCACTTAATATTTTTTATTTTCGTTATTTCAGTATTCTTATCAATAATTCCTATAATATTGTCTATACACACATGATTTTTTTCTAATAATCTCAGTAATGTAATTGTATGTTCACCTCCCCCATATAGCATTATTTTAGAATGAACCAAATCTTTAAAGATATCAATTATTACTTTCTGTGTATAGTTTCTACTTTTTTTCATATAGCACCTCATAATAAATTACATTATAATTAACATTTTTATCCTTGCTCCCGCACTATCTCTAGCTTCATAGTTTGGTGTAACACCTTTAAACGCTATATTATTACATTGTTCATAGTTCATCCCTCTATAGACAACACCCTTATTTTGAAGTGTTTCAGTCCAGAAATAACTCCCAGGTAATAAGTTCCAATCAGATTTCGGTATTTTATTTAATTCCAGCATCTCCGAATTAACGATATAATAATCCCATTCAGAACTTTCCAACAAATTTATTTGTATAGTCTCTTTTATTTGATCAGATTTTTTATATCTGTTTAGTTGGTTTGTCAAGTCGATACTCCAACTAATATTTTTTTGCACATTTCTATCTGATATTAATTTCAATTTTTCACCGTCTTTATCAACCATGATTAAATAGAAATCACCGTTTGGATAATCATTAGATTGAGAAGATATAAATAATTTAGTCTCCTTTCCTAGACCACTAAATACACCTGGTTTATTAAAATTAGCTTTATAATGGCACCTAATTCTTTTCCCTATTTCTAAATCTCTGATTTCCGTAACTTCTTCAATATGAAAAACTCTAGCGTTGGCTTCAATTTC is a window from the Evansella cellulosilytica DSM 2522 genome containing:
- a CDS encoding FkbM family methyltransferase yields the protein MKKSRNYTQKVIIDIFKDLVHSKIMLYGGGEHTITLLRLLEKNHVCIDNIIGIIDKNTEITKIKNIKCYPPEKLSEITQNVDKIIVSSFHYQEEIINKLNELNLLNKAVKLYDKTENKCFYWVVNKEVILNINDIPKTPISREIAIKDCSFQINLYLRDDLQRKIFNNGYYEIMESNFIINNYKNSKIVFDIGSNVGYYTLLLSKTLREKGTVYSIEASTDNIKLLQKNLVLNDVKNVIVMNNAVGTEKGTLKLYNNSEENWGQKSLIKSLNELNKFEIVQVDSLDNIIRSLGLSSVDLIKCDIDGGEYNAFKGASNLLSKAKAPDILFEVNHHNLNQMGLDSNNLVSLINSYDYSVYTFSKEGDLIPLQECETLDTKCNLFATKKGIDSFVFSR